One genomic window of Acidobacteriota bacterium includes the following:
- the folP gene encoding dihydropteroate synthase gives METDPARGTFTIPLAHGRRLALGSRTLVMGILNTTPDSFAGSVTDPDEAMALALRMEEAGADIIDIGGESTRPGAEPVSEADELARVMPVIERLAGRLRIPISVDTYKAGVAAAGLSAGACIVNDISALGYDHKLADVVAETGAAVVLMHTRGRSRQMYVEAVYGDVVADVMDELRQALDRAAAGGIGADHIILDPGLGFAKRAEDSFALLAGLRRIHALGRPLLIGPSRKSFLTAAMGQAAPPERDWGTAAAVAAAILSGAHIVRVHDVGPMVQVARVADAIRQRATA, from the coding sequence ATGGAAACCGATCCTGCCCGCGGCACGTTCACGATCCCGCTCGCCCATGGCCGACGCCTTGCGCTCGGATCGCGCACGCTCGTCATGGGGATTCTCAACACCACGCCCGATTCATTCGCCGGCAGCGTGACGGACCCGGACGAGGCGATGGCGCTTGCGTTGCGGATGGAGGAGGCCGGCGCCGACATCATCGACATTGGCGGCGAATCGACACGGCCCGGCGCTGAGCCGGTTTCCGAGGCTGACGAACTGGCTCGCGTCATGCCTGTGATCGAGCGGCTTGCCGGGCGATTGCGCATTCCGATTTCTGTTGATACCTACAAGGCGGGAGTGGCCGCCGCGGGGCTCTCGGCGGGCGCCTGTATCGTGAACGACATCAGCGCGTTAGGGTATGATCACAAGCTGGCGGACGTGGTCGCAGAGACCGGCGCGGCCGTGGTGTTGATGCACACTCGAGGCCGGTCGCGGCAGATGTACGTCGAGGCGGTGTACGGCGACGTCGTGGCCGACGTGATGGACGAGCTTCGTCAGGCCCTGGACCGAGCCGCGGCGGGCGGCATCGGTGCCGATCACATCATCCTCGACCCTGGCCTCGGATTCGCCAAGCGCGCCGAGGACAGTTTCGCGCTGCTTGCCGGGTTGCGGCGGATTCACGCGCTGGGCCGGCCCCTGCTCATCGGCCCGTCGCGCAAGTCGTTTCTGACGGCCGCGATGGGACAGGCGGCGCCGCCTGAACGGGATTGGGGCACCGCCGCTGCCGTCGCCGCCGCGATACTGTCTGGCGCCCACATTGTGCGCGTGCACGACGTCGGCCCGATGGTGCAGGTGGCGCGCGTCGCCGATGCGATTCGACAGCGGGCCACCGCCTGA
- the cdaA gene encoding diadenylate cyclase CdaA has product MDSLTRLLQRAPVAWTDVLDILIAAIAIYELLKLLRGTRAVQMGIGVGLLVGVYYLSRWWHLDLINWLIRNIFGYVVFAAIVLFQSEIRRTLSHLGRARFIRFFTRTESNDELIEELVVATTMLASQRTGAIIAIERDIGLRNYIEGGIPLDATTTYDLLQSIFQVRSPLHDGAVIIQGDRIAAAACFLPLTINPAVSRDLGTRHRAAIGLTEESDAAAIVVSEQTGRISLALDGRMVRDLDTDRLRERLRALVPHRRRVAERQSTGSFD; this is encoded by the coding sequence GTGGATAGCCTGACCAGACTGCTCCAGCGTGCGCCCGTCGCGTGGACCGACGTGCTGGACATTCTCATCGCCGCCATCGCGATCTACGAGCTGCTCAAGCTCCTTCGCGGCACGCGTGCGGTGCAGATGGGCATCGGCGTGGGCCTGCTGGTCGGCGTCTACTACCTGTCGCGGTGGTGGCACCTCGATCTGATCAACTGGCTCATCCGCAACATCTTCGGATACGTCGTGTTTGCGGCCATTGTGCTGTTTCAGTCCGAGATCCGCCGCACGCTCTCTCACCTCGGACGTGCGCGGTTCATCCGGTTCTTCACGCGGACCGAGTCGAACGACGAACTGATCGAGGAACTCGTCGTGGCGACCACGATGCTCGCGAGCCAGCGCACAGGCGCCATCATCGCCATCGAACGTGATATCGGACTGCGGAACTACATCGAGGGGGGCATCCCGCTCGACGCCACAACGACGTACGATCTCCTGCAGAGCATCTTCCAGGTGCGATCGCCACTGCACGATGGGGCCGTGATCATCCAAGGCGACCGGATCGCGGCGGCGGCCTGCTTTCTGCCGCTGACGATCAATCCCGCGGTCAGCCGGGATCTGGGGACACGTCATCGCGCCGCAATCGGTCTGACCGAGGAGTCTGATGCGGCCGCCATCGTCGTGTCGGAGCAGACCGGCCGGATTTCGCTCGCTCTCGACGGCAGAATGGTACGGGACCTCGACACCGATCGCCTGCGGGAGAGGCTGCGGGCGCTCGTTCCGCATCGGCGGCGTGTCGCCGAACGCCAATCAACGGGGTCGTTCGACTGA
- a CDS encoding CdaR family protein — protein MAYNPFRHFRLKALSVIIAALLWVLVGGEKIVERSLRVPLELQNMPDGIEMVGDMPGTVDVRVRGSSSALGNLQAGDVMAIMDLSNAGVGRHLFHLAPEDVRVPFGIEVKTVAPATSTLVFERTMTKTVPVVPSIEGQPAVGYAVERIATDPAEVVVVGPEGALRGLQQAVTEPVLIEGATSSVRESVTIGMPNSTAHLKNGRNARVLVEIAATRTERTIANVPVRMFHLRDGRAARSTPISVVVTVRGQEDVLRRLTADAFEASVDLGGLGPGRYDLSVTIAPSRNFTIVRIDPAQVQVAVK, from the coding sequence ATGGCCTACAACCCCTTTCGCCATTTTCGTCTCAAGGCGCTGTCGGTGATAATCGCCGCCCTGTTGTGGGTGCTGGTCGGAGGCGAGAAGATCGTCGAGCGCAGCCTGCGCGTACCGCTCGAGCTGCAGAACATGCCTGATGGAATCGAGATGGTAGGCGACATGCCGGGGACGGTCGACGTCCGCGTGCGCGGTTCGTCCAGCGCGCTGGGCAATCTCCAGGCCGGCGACGTCATGGCGATCATGGACCTGTCCAACGCCGGGGTCGGGCGGCACCTGTTTCATCTCGCCCCGGAAGACGTCCGCGTGCCGTTCGGCATAGAGGTCAAGACGGTTGCGCCGGCGACATCGACGTTGGTGTTCGAACGGACGATGACCAAGACTGTGCCGGTCGTGCCGTCGATCGAAGGCCAGCCAGCCGTTGGATACGCCGTGGAGCGGATTGCCACCGACCCGGCGGAAGTCGTGGTCGTCGGTCCGGAAGGCGCCCTGCGCGGACTCCAGCAGGCGGTGACCGAGCCGGTGTTGATCGAAGGCGCGACCTCCTCAGTGCGCGAGTCGGTCACGATCGGGATGCCGAACAGCACCGCGCACTTGAAGAACGGCCGCAATGCGCGGGTGCTCGTCGAGATCGCGGCGACGCGGACCGAGCGCACCATCGCCAACGTGCCCGTGCGGATGTTCCATCTGCGCGACGGACGCGCGGCCCGATCCACCCCGATAAGTGTGGTGGTCACGGTGCGCGGTCAGGAGGACGTGCTCCGTCGTCTGACGGCGGACGCCTTCGAAGCGTCCGTCGACCTGGGCGGACTCGGCCCGGGTCGATACGACTTGTCCGTGACGATTGCGCCCTCTCGAAACTTCACGATCGTCCGGATCGATCCGGCACAGGTTCAGGTCGCCGTCAAATGA
- a CDS encoding bifunctional aldolase/short-chain dehydrogenase: MTNRWDDREAARTVERLGPGISEMLALRTYTSRLLGADPALVLHGGGNTSLKAEHPSAFGDMVPAIFVKASGFDMATIGPGGHPALDLTWLRRFGVLDHLADDEMANQLRRALFDSCGPTPSIETLVHAFLPGIYIDHTHADAVLALTNQRGGAALVREAFGEDVAVVEYVEPGFLLAKAAAAAVEAAPAARGLVLLKHGLMTWGHTARASYDTHIDLVARAEAFLAARSRRGGTITMSRTAVAEAWERLATVGPIIRGQLARRSSSAEPRWDRVVLAPLVNDRVLGALDQPGAKDALLTPPLTADHLIRTRSLPLWFDAPAWDDPARFKEAFSAAVQAYSSAYESYLGRHRPARPNWLDTFAPLPRVVLLPGVGAVCAGHDDQAAVISRDITAQTLQVKLAIAEMGTYEGLTELQLFEMEYRGLQHAKLIGVRGALAGRVALVTGAAGAIGAGIAQGLLDENCHVVVTDLPGERLDALAAELGRSFAGAGQVSAVPMDVTDEGSVAAAFRRVASRWGGVDLVIINAGIAHVSPLVSMDVEAFRRLERVNIEGTLLVLAEAGRHFAVQGTGGDIVLVSTKNVFAPGAKFGAYSATKAASHQLGRIASLELADDDVRVNMVAPDAVFGHGTRRSGLWAEVGPDRMKARGLDQDGLEEYYRTRNLLKAKVTARHVANAVLYFATRQSPTTGATIPVDGGLPDATPR; the protein is encoded by the coding sequence ATGACAAACCGCTGGGACGACCGGGAAGCGGCACGGACGGTTGAGCGTCTCGGGCCTGGCATCAGCGAGATGCTGGCCCTGCGAACGTACACCAGCCGCCTGCTCGGTGCCGACCCGGCGCTTGTCCTCCACGGCGGCGGCAACACGTCGCTGAAAGCGGAGCACCCATCCGCCTTCGGCGACATGGTCCCGGCCATCTTCGTCAAGGCGTCAGGCTTCGACATGGCCACGATTGGCCCCGGGGGCCACCCCGCTCTCGATTTGACGTGGCTGCGCCGCTTCGGCGTACTCGACCATCTGGCAGACGACGAGATGGCCAACCAGTTGCGGCGGGCGCTGTTCGATTCGTGCGGCCCGACCCCGTCGATCGAAACCCTGGTTCACGCTTTCCTACCGGGGATCTACATTGATCATACCCACGCTGACGCCGTCCTCGCGCTGACGAACCAGCGCGGTGGTGCCGCCCTGGTGCGAGAGGCGTTTGGCGAAGACGTGGCCGTCGTCGAGTACGTCGAGCCCGGGTTCCTGCTGGCGAAGGCCGCCGCGGCGGCGGTTGAGGCCGCGCCAGCCGCGCGGGGCCTCGTGCTGCTCAAGCATGGGCTGATGACGTGGGGACATACCGCCCGCGCCTCCTATGACACGCATATCGACCTGGTCGCGCGGGCCGAAGCATTTCTCGCCGCGCGATCGCGCAGAGGCGGGACCATCACGATGTCGCGGACCGCTGTCGCCGAGGCCTGGGAACGGCTGGCCACCGTCGGGCCGATCATCCGCGGCCAACTCGCGCGCCGATCCAGTTCAGCCGAGCCACGGTGGGATCGCGTGGTTCTCGCACCGCTCGTCAACGATCGCGTGCTGGGCGCGTTGGATCAGCCGGGGGCGAAGGACGCGCTCCTCACACCGCCGCTCACGGCCGATCACCTGATTCGCACCAGGAGCCTTCCGCTCTGGTTCGACGCGCCCGCCTGGGACGACCCCGCCAGGTTCAAAGAAGCATTCTCGGCGGCGGTGCAGGCGTACTCCAGCGCCTATGAGTCGTACCTGGGCCGGCATCGCCCTGCGAGGCCGAACTGGCTCGACACGTTCGCTCCTTTGCCGCGCGTCGTGCTCCTGCCGGGTGTGGGCGCCGTCTGTGCGGGCCATGACGATCAGGCCGCTGTCATCAGTCGCGATATCACGGCGCAGACCCTGCAGGTCAAGCTCGCCATCGCCGAGATGGGCACCTATGAGGGCCTGACAGAGCTGCAGCTTTTCGAGATGGAATACCGCGGTTTGCAGCACGCGAAGCTGATAGGCGTTCGCGGCGCACTGGCGGGACGCGTCGCGTTGGTGACGGGCGCGGCGGGAGCGATCGGCGCAGGCATCGCGCAGGGCCTGCTCGACGAGAACTGTCATGTGGTGGTGACCGATTTGCCTGGCGAGCGCCTCGATGCGCTGGCCGCCGAGCTCGGCCGGAGCTTCGCGGGGGCGGGGCAGGTGAGCGCGGTGCCGATGGATGTGACTGACGAGGGGTCGGTCGCTGCGGCGTTCCGGCGTGTGGCCAGCCGTTGGGGCGGCGTGGATCTGGTCATCATCAACGCCGGCATCGCTCACGTCTCGCCGCTTGTCAGCATGGATGTCGAGGCGTTCCGCCGGCTGGAGCGGGTCAACATCGAAGGCACGCTGCTGGTGCTGGCCGAAGCGGGCCGTCATTTCGCTGTGCAGGGCACAGGCGGTGACATCGTGCTGGTGTCGACCAAGAACGTGTTCGCGCCCGGCGCGAAGTTCGGCGCGTACAGCGCCACGAAGGCGGCTTCGCATCAGCTTGGCCGGATTGCGAGCCTGGAGCTGGCCGACGACGATGTGCGAGTGAACATGGTAGCGCCTGACGCCGTGTTTGGCCACGGCACGCGCCGGTCAGGCCTGTGGGCGGAAGTCGGCCCCGACCGGATGAAGGCCCGCGGCCTCGACCAGGACGGGCTCGAAGAGTACTACCGCACGCGGAATCTGCTGAAGGCCAAGGTGACCGCGCGGCACGTGGCCAACGCGGTGCTCTATTTCGCGACGCGCCAGTCGCCCACCACGGGAGCGACCATTCCAGTGGATGGCGGACTGCCGGATGCGACACCACGGTAG
- a CDS encoding pyridoxine 5'-phosphate synthase codes for MRLGVNIDHIATIREARKAREPEPVAAAVIAELAGAEGITVHLRSDRRHIKDRDVELLRQIVQSKLNVEMAATPEMVDIACRVKPDQVTLVPERPEEVTTTGGLDVAANISAVRHAVERCRPAGIRVSIFVDATAAQVDASKDAGADAIEINTGPYADAADGARPQQLARIRESADRAATIGLEVLAGHGLNYLNVQPIVRVPHIIELNIGHSIVARAALVGLDRAVREMVALLRT; via the coding sequence ATGCGTCTAGGCGTCAACATCGATCACATCGCGACGATTCGCGAGGCGCGCAAAGCGCGTGAACCCGAACCGGTCGCCGCCGCGGTCATCGCGGAACTGGCCGGCGCCGAAGGCATCACCGTACACCTTCGCAGCGATCGCCGCCACATCAAGGACCGGGACGTGGAGTTGCTCCGGCAGATCGTACAGAGCAAGCTCAACGTTGAAATGGCCGCGACGCCGGAGATGGTCGACATCGCCTGCCGCGTGAAGCCGGACCAGGTGACGCTGGTTCCCGAGCGTCCCGAGGAAGTGACCACGACTGGCGGCCTGGACGTCGCCGCCAACATTTCCGCCGTTCGGCATGCAGTCGAACGTTGCAGGCCAGCCGGCATCCGCGTGAGCATCTTCGTGGATGCGACTGCGGCACAGGTCGATGCGTCCAAGGACGCTGGCGCGGACGCGATCGAAATCAACACGGGACCGTACGCGGACGCGGCTGATGGCGCGAGACCACAACAACTGGCCCGAATCCGGGAGAGTGCCGACCGTGCGGCGACGATCGGGCTCGAGGTCCTGGCCGGGCACGGATTGAACTACCTGAATGTGCAGCCCATTGTCAGGGTCCCGCACATCATCGAATTGAACATTGGTCACAGTATTGTGGCGCGCGCCGCGCTGGTCGGGCTCGATCGGGCGGTGCGCGAGATGGTGGCGTTGCTGCGCACATGA
- the lsrF gene encoding 3-hydroxy-5-phosphonooxypentane-2,4-dione thiolase produces the protein MADIDDVKETKNFFVETPASHEGFYLKGAHQLDWGMRNRLARIFRPESGRTVMLAIDHGYFLGPTTGLERVDLTIVPLLPYADALMCTRGILRSTIPASFGHGVVMRSTGGPSTLKELSNEQIAVDIEDALRMNVSAMAVQVHIGGEFETQTVHNMTRLVDMGLRYGVPTMGVTAVGKDMARDARYLGLATRICAELGSQVVKTYYCEKGFDTVTAGCPVPIVMAGGKKLAELDALTMAFNAVSQGAAGVDMGRNIFQSDAPAAMIQAVGKVVHTLMPPRQAYDLYLTLKGERQRTPKNRK, from the coding sequence ATGGCAGATATCGACGACGTCAAAGAGACCAAGAACTTCTTCGTGGAGACGCCAGCCAGCCACGAGGGCTTCTACCTGAAGGGCGCGCACCAGCTCGACTGGGGCATGCGGAATCGCCTGGCCCGAATCTTCCGGCCCGAGAGCGGACGCACGGTGATGCTGGCGATCGATCACGGCTACTTTCTCGGGCCCACCACAGGCCTGGAGCGCGTCGATCTGACCATCGTGCCGCTACTGCCGTACGCGGACGCGCTGATGTGCACGCGCGGCATCCTGCGGTCGACGATTCCGGCGTCGTTCGGGCACGGCGTCGTCATGCGATCGACCGGCGGCCCAAGCACGTTGAAGGAACTGTCGAACGAGCAGATCGCCGTCGACATCGAAGATGCGCTCAGAATGAATGTCTCCGCGATGGCGGTGCAGGTGCACATCGGAGGGGAGTTCGAGACGCAGACCGTCCACAACATGACGCGTCTGGTCGACATGGGACTCCGGTATGGCGTGCCGACGATGGGCGTCACCGCGGTGGGGAAGGACATGGCGCGAGACGCCCGGTACCTCGGCCTCGCGACACGCATCTGCGCGGAGCTTGGCTCCCAGGTGGTCAAGACCTACTACTGTGAGAAGGGATTCGACACCGTGACCGCTGGCTGTCCGGTGCCGATCGTCATGGCCGGCGGCAAGAAACTGGCCGAACTGGATGCGCTGACGATGGCATTCAACGCCGTCAGTCAGGGCGCGGCGGGTGTCGACATGGGACGCAATATCTTCCAGTCTGACGCGCCGGCCGCCATGATCCAGGCCGTCGGCAAGGTCGTGCACACGCTGATGCCGCCTCGCCAGGCCTACGATCTCTACCTCACGCTCAAGGGCGAGCGCCAGCGGACGCCGAAGAACAGGAAGTAG
- the ftsH gene encoding ATP-dependent zinc metalloprotease FtsH, which translates to MNSTIRSLVFWLVLVVVATLVWNLSEGFRPRDKSITFSEFMSWVDTGQVSQVTIRGSEITGTTKANESFRTYAPAQYEGLGNKLVERNVLIKAEEATASPWAALLYSWAPALLMIGFWIFFMRQMQTGGNKALSFGKSKAKLSSGSQKKATFKDVAGVDEAKEELQEIIEFLKEPQRFQKLGGHIPKGVLLMGSPGTGKTLLARAVAGEANVPFFSISGSDFVEMFVGVGASRVRDLFEQGKKNAPCIIFIDEIDAVGRHRGAGLGGGHDEREQTLNQLLVEMDGFESNEGVILMAATNRPDVLDPALLRPGRFDRRVIVNRPDVRGREGILIVHTRKIPLADDVDPAVLARGTAGFSGADLASLVNEAALGAARYNQKAVKMADFEFAKDKVLMGSERRSMVISEQEKRVTAFHEAGHALLTVVLPNADPIHKVTIIPRGMALGLTQQLPIDEKHNYTREFLFDQIAILMGGRIAEEICLGSVTTGAGNDLERATDLARKMVCEWGMSPEMGPLTFGKKEEQIFLGREIAQHQDYSEDTAVKIDQEVRRIVSENRDRARDMLVTRREALARIADELLTREVLDGEQVRRIVAGEALDQVPPESPAPTVVVADTPAATDADHASSGIVAPLQQPLPQER; encoded by the coding sequence GTGAATTCTACGATTCGGAGTCTTGTTTTTTGGCTGGTGCTGGTCGTGGTGGCCACGCTTGTCTGGAACCTGTCCGAGGGTTTCCGGCCCAGGGATAAGTCCATTACTTTCAGTGAGTTCATGTCCTGGGTCGACACGGGGCAGGTCTCGCAGGTCACCATCAGGGGCAGCGAAATCACGGGCACGACGAAGGCGAACGAATCGTTCCGCACTTACGCCCCGGCGCAGTACGAAGGGCTGGGCAATAAGCTCGTCGAGCGCAATGTCCTGATCAAGGCCGAAGAGGCCACCGCCAGCCCATGGGCGGCGCTGCTTTATTCGTGGGCCCCGGCGCTGCTGATGATTGGCTTCTGGATCTTCTTCATGCGGCAGATGCAGACGGGGGGCAACAAGGCGCTCTCGTTTGGCAAGAGCAAGGCGAAACTGTCGTCAGGTTCGCAGAAGAAGGCCACGTTCAAGGACGTCGCGGGTGTCGACGAGGCGAAGGAAGAACTGCAGGAGATTATCGAGTTCCTCAAGGAGCCGCAGCGATTCCAGAAGCTCGGCGGCCACATCCCGAAGGGCGTCCTGCTGATGGGATCGCCGGGAACGGGGAAGACGTTACTGGCGCGCGCGGTGGCCGGCGAGGCCAACGTGCCGTTCTTCTCCATCAGCGGCTCGGATTTCGTCGAGATGTTTGTCGGCGTCGGTGCGTCGCGCGTGCGCGACCTGTTCGAGCAGGGGAAGAAGAACGCGCCGTGCATCATTTTCATCGACGAGATTGACGCCGTCGGGCGGCACCGCGGCGCCGGCCTCGGCGGCGGCCATGACGAGCGGGAGCAGACACTGAATCAGCTGCTGGTCGAGATGGACGGCTTCGAGTCGAACGAAGGCGTCATCCTGATGGCGGCCACCAACCGGCCCGACGTGCTCGACCCGGCGCTGCTGCGGCCCGGCCGTTTCGATCGGCGCGTGATTGTCAATCGGCCCGACGTGCGCGGACGCGAGGGCATTCTGATTGTGCACACGCGCAAGATTCCGCTGGCCGACGATGTGGATCCGGCCGTGCTGGCTCGGGGAACCGCGGGCTTCTCGGGTGCCGACCTGGCCAGCCTGGTGAACGAGGCTGCGCTTGGCGCGGCGCGCTACAACCAGAAGGCCGTCAAGATGGCCGACTTCGAGTTCGCCAAGGACAAGGTTCTGATGGGTTCGGAGCGGCGCTCGATGGTCATCAGCGAGCAGGAGAAGCGCGTCACGGCGTTCCACGAAGCCGGGCATGCGCTGCTGACGGTCGTACTGCCCAACGCCGATCCGATCCACAAGGTGACGATCATCCCGCGCGGGATGGCGCTCGGCCTCACGCAGCAGCTGCCGATTGACGAGAAGCACAACTACACGCGCGAGTTCCTGTTCGACCAGATTGCCATCCTGATGGGCGGGCGCATTGCCGAGGAAATCTGTCTTGGCAGCGTCACCACCGGTGCCGGCAACGATCTCGAGCGGGCGACCGATCTGGCCCGCAAGATGGTGTGCGAGTGGGGCATGAGCCCCGAGATGGGGCCGCTGACCTTCGGCAAGAAGGAAGAGCAGATCTTCCTCGGCCGCGAGATCGCGCAGCACCAGGATTACAGCGAAGACACGGCGGTCAAGATCGACCAGGAAGTGCGGCGGATCGTCTCGGAGAATCGCGATCGCGCCAGAGACATGCTGGTGACGCGCCGCGAGGCGCTGGCCAGAATCGCCGACGAGCTCCTCACGCGCGAGGTGCTCGACGGCGAGCAGGTCAGGCGCATCGTCGCCGGAGAGGCGCTCGACCAGGTTCCGCCCGAGAGCCCGGCACCCACCGTCGTCGTTGCCGATACGCCAGCCGCGACCGATGCCGATCACGCCTCGTCGGGCATTGTCGCGCCGCTTCAGCAACCGCTGCCGCAGGAGCGCTGA
- the glmM gene encoding phosphoglucosamine mutase, which produces MSTRLFGTDGVRGRAGVPPLDVRTIRRLGWALVRVLPAASEAPQLLIGRDTRESGEWIERDLAVGATANGAVVTSAGVISTPAVAYLTRSRGFTAGVVISASHNPYHDNGIKVFSGAGAKFTEALEAEVEAIVADASWQEPQGEAPPIQQVDLEEVYLAHAREAMAGLFPTHARRICLDCGHGAMSRLAPTALRSLGFDVTAIGCAPDGRNINLLCGSTHPQMLATHVVERGCQLGVAFDGDGDRAILIDANGTITDGDAILYLCAKQMKATGRLRGNAVVATVMSNIGLELALRDLGIGLVRCPVGDKYVMEEMLKDNLALGGEQSGHIIFADSLYTGDGLVTAINVLRVMAETGEPLARLASDLKTFPQVLLNVRVREKRDWNAIPAIADAAAAVASRIDGRGRLLVRYSGTEPLLRVMIEGERQDEIDAWAEEIASAVRREIGA; this is translated from the coding sequence ATGAGTACACGACTGTTCGGGACAGATGGGGTGCGGGGGCGGGCGGGTGTGCCGCCGCTCGACGTTCGGACGATTCGCCGCCTCGGCTGGGCGCTCGTCAGGGTGTTGCCCGCGGCGTCCGAAGCGCCGCAGTTGTTGATTGGGCGGGACACGCGCGAGTCGGGCGAGTGGATCGAGCGCGATCTGGCCGTTGGTGCGACGGCCAATGGCGCGGTTGTCACCAGCGCAGGCGTGATCTCGACGCCGGCGGTTGCGTATCTGACGCGCAGTCGGGGATTCACCGCAGGCGTAGTCATCTCGGCGTCACACAACCCCTACCACGACAACGGCATCAAGGTGTTCTCGGGCGCGGGCGCGAAGTTCACGGAAGCGCTCGAAGCAGAAGTCGAGGCTATCGTTGCCGACGCGTCCTGGCAGGAGCCGCAAGGCGAGGCGCCTCCGATCCAGCAGGTCGATCTTGAGGAGGTCTATCTCGCCCACGCACGCGAGGCGATGGCTGGCCTGTTTCCCACCCACGCACGCCGGATCTGTCTGGACTGCGGCCACGGCGCCATGTCGCGGCTGGCGCCGACCGCACTGCGGTCGCTCGGGTTCGACGTCACCGCCATCGGGTGTGCGCCAGACGGACGCAACATCAACCTGCTCTGCGGATCGACGCATCCGCAGATGTTGGCCACGCATGTCGTCGAACGCGGCTGCCAGCTGGGCGTGGCGTTCGACGGCGACGGCGACCGCGCCATCCTGATCGATGCCAACGGCACCATCACCGACGGCGATGCGATTCTCTACCTCTGCGCGAAACAGATGAAGGCGACTGGCCGGCTGCGGGGCAACGCCGTGGTCGCGACGGTGATGAGTAATATCGGCCTCGAACTGGCGCTGCGGGATCTCGGGATCGGGCTCGTGCGCTGCCCGGTCGGCGACAAGTACGTGATGGAGGAGATGCTGAAGGACAATCTCGCGCTGGGCGGCGAGCAGTCCGGCCACATCATCTTTGCGGATTCCCTCTACACCGGGGACGGCCTGGTGACCGCGATCAACGTGCTGCGGGTGATGGCCGAGACGGGGGAGCCGCTGGCGCGCCTCGCGTCTGACCTGAAGACGTTCCCGCAGGTGTTGCTCAACGTCCGAGTGCGCGAGAAGCGAGACTGGAACGCGATTCCCGCCATCGCCGACGCGGCGGCGGCGGTCGCCAGTCGGATCGACGGGCGCGGGCGGCTGCTGGTGCGCTATTCGGGAACCGAGCCGCTGCTGCGCGTCATGATTGAGGGCGAACGCCAGGACGAAATCGACGCGTGGGCGGAGGAGATTGCTTCCGCCGTGAGGCGGGAAATCGGGGCATAG